The segment ATCACCGCCGACGAACTCGGTCGACACGACGATAATGAGCGCCTGTCCGAACCCCAGCTTGAGGCCGCCGATGACGGACGGGATCGCTGCGGGAAGGGTGATGCGGAACAGGCGCACGATGCGCGGCACCTGGAAGGCCGTCCCGACCTCGCGGTAGATCGCGGGACTGTATGTGACGCCCGAGACCGTGTTGATCGACACCATGAAGAAGACGCCGAGCACGACCAGGGCGAGCATGCTCGTGTTGCCGATGCCGAAGAACATGATCATCAGCGGATACAGGGCGAGCTTGGGCAGCGGATAGATGCTGTTGATGAGAGGGCTCAGGGAGTAGCGCACCCATGGGATCAGTCCCATGAGCAGCCCCACTGCGAGTCCCGCGACCGAGCCCAGGAAGAAGCCGAGGAAGAGACGAGTGCCGGACTGAGCCATGTCTTCCAGCAGCGCCGCTCTCAGGACGGGGTCGACGAACTGGTTCACGGCATCCACGAAGACCGTCGTCGGGGCGGGGAAGAAGCGCTCGTCGAGAACCCCCGAGCGGGAGAGGATCTCCCAGACCCCGAGCAGGAAGAGCGGGGTCAACGTCCCCCAAAGGATCTTCTTGGTGCGTTCACGCTTGCGGCGTCGGCGCAGGCGCTCCGCCATGCGGGCGGACGGCGCGAGGTCGGGGAGAGCGACGTCGCTCTCTTGAGTGAGCAGTGCCACGGAAAGTCCTTCCTGATTCAATCGAGCACTATGGTCGCGGTGGACAGGCTCGAGCCGACGGAACCGGCCACCGCCTGCCACAGCTCGACGACGAGCTCGCCGAACGCCTCGTCACGGCGCAACTCAGTGACATCCGTCGTGGTCTTGGGCGGGGTCTCTCGGACCATCGCGATGCGACCGGGGCGTGCTGAGAGGACGATGACGCGGTCGGCGAGGGTGACCGCCTCCTCGATGTCGTGGGTGATGTAGACCACGGTCGAACGCGTCTCCGACCAGATCCGCAGCAGCTCCTGCTGCATGACGACCCGCGTCTGGGCGTCTAGCGCCGAAAGGGGCTCGTCCATCAGCAGGAGATGCGGCCTGGTCGCGAGTGCACGGGCGATCGAGACGCGCTGGCGCATCCCGCCCGACAGCTCGTGCGGATACGCGTTCTCGAAGCCCTGCAGCCCGACGAGCTCGAGCACCTCATCGGCTCTGCGGCTCTTCTCGGCCGAAGAGATGGCGAGCTTTGAGAGCCCCACCGCGGTGATGTTCTTCTTCACCGTGAGCCATGGAAGCGTCGACTCCATCTGAAAGACGGTCGCGCTCGGCAGTCTTCCGAGTTCTCCGTCGGAGTCCCCGGCGACGATGTCGACCGAGCCGTCGTAGACGGTGTCGAGACCCGCGAGGAGACGCAGGAGCGAGCTCTTGCCGCAGCCACTAGGACCGATAACGGCGATGACCTCGCCTTCTCGCACCTCGATGTCGATGCCGCGGAGAGCCTCGACCTCCTTCCCCTTACGGCTGAGGAAGGTCTTGTTGACGTCGCGGATGGTCACCGCGACGTCAGCCCCCGCCGGGGCGGCCGCCGAAGCGGCCCCCCGAGTCGGGGCCGAATCAGCTGCCAGCGACATATTCTCCGAGCTCCTTGATCGCAGCATCCCGGAACTGCGTGTCGATGAGATCCGCGACGTCGACGTCGACCGCGAGGTCTCCCGTCATCTGATAGAAGTCGCTGCAGTGCTGGATCCAGTCACTGTCGACGACCTGGTCGGGGTCGAGACCGGCCGGGCTGGCCTTCATGAGGTCTTCGATGGGGGTTCCGGTGCGCTCCGCGACGACCTCCATGACAGCGCGCTTCTCCTCCTCCGTTCCATAGAAGACCGCATCGTTGTACTCGCGCACGGCCTTCATGTACGCGTTCATGAAGGCCTGAGCGGTCTCAGCGTCTTCGATGAACGCCGGTCCGTATACGAGCGCAGCCGTGCTGACGCCACGGGGCAGGCCGTCAGTGAGGTCCGAGACCTCGACAGCGATGTCGTTCGTGATCGCCTGCGTCAGGTACGGCTCCTGCATGACGGCCGCTTCGATCGAGCCTCCCTGCAGGGCGGCGGTCTGGTCGGGCGATAGGACCGGCGTGATCTGGAAGTCGTCGAGCGAGAAGCCATGGTTCTCGAGGAACGCGGCCAAGTAGACGATCTGGATCGACAGGGAGCTGTGGATCGCGAGCCTCTTGCCCTTCAGGCTCTCCAGCGTCGCCGTGATGTCTCCCTTGTCGTACTCGGGAAGCACCGCCAGCCGCGTCGCGGAGATCGCGGGCGTGTCGCCATCAGCGGGAGCCATGTAGTTCTTGTCGCCGACGATCTTGATGCCGAGATCCTGCTCGACCGACATGAAGGTTCCGGGCGTCATCGTGGCGCCGGCGACTTCGAGCTGTCCCGTCGCGAGGGCGTTCGTGATGGCGGACGCGTCCGCCAGTCGCTCGAACTTCACCTCGATGCCCGCGTCTGCGAAGTACCCGCGCTCATCGGCGAGGAACAGACCCGCATCGGCGGCCACCTGCTGGCTTCCGATTCGCACGAGCGTTAGCTCGTCGCTGCCCGGATCCGCCGGGGTTGTGGATGCGCTGCTGCACGCGCTCACCGGGAGCACGAGGCTCAGAACGGCGGCGGCGATGAGCGCCACCCTCTTCCGTCTACTGATCATGGACCAGATCCTTTCGAACTCATCTGCACTTCATCGGACTGACGAGACGTCCCGGCCATTCGGTCACGAGACGCGAGCGGAGACATCATCATGCCCGCTGTGACTCCCACATTAGTCTATTGCCCTACAAACGGTCAATGGGTTAGTAACTGTGCGGGTTAGTAGCTGCGCGCGAGAAACGCACCGTAGGCGCCGCCCGAGTACACCAGCGCCGTCTCGTCACCGTGATACCGCGAGCGGACGATCGCTCCCGTCACGAGATCGTGGTCCCCGCAGCGCAGCGTCGCGTCGAGTTCGCACTGCAGCACGGCGACTGTCCCCGAGCCCAGGGTGGGGATGCTCGTGATCGGGTCCGAGACGATGAGGTGGGCGATGCGAGCGAGGTCGTCGCCTCCCCGCGCAAAGGCGCGCGCGACGTCGACCCGGTCAGCCGCCAGATAGTTGACGGAGAAGACGCGCGTGGCCTCCAGCGAGCCGAGGAACGACGTCTTGACGTCCACGGAAAAGGTCGCCATCGCCGGATCCGCGGACAGCGACGTCGCCGAGGTGCATGTGATGCCGACGACGGTTCCCGTCTCGGTGCGCGTCAACACGACCGCGACGGGGCCGGGCACCTGACGGTAGGCCGACCGGAACGATTGCGGAGCGATCGTCCTCAGGGGAGCGAGGGTGTTCATGCATTGTCCTTCCTGACAATCAGTGCAGCTCCGTCGGCCCACACGGCGTCCACGACGCCCCGAGCCGCGAGCCGCTCGCACTGCGATTGATCGATGATGAGCGCTGTCGCCGCCCACTCCGCCGCCGTGGCCGTGGCCGCGAGCACCGTGATCGTCTGTGCGTCGACGGCGGCCGGAGCTCCCGTGCGCGGGTCGATGATGTGGTGCGCGACATCCGACGCCCGCTTGGTGACGCCGCTCGTAGCGACGCCCCCCACGGAGAGCATCACGACCCGGTCGCCGGGGACCTGGACGGCCCATCCCTCACCGACGGGACCTCCCCCGCGGGCGGCGACGTCGCCGCCGAGGCTCACGACGGCGTCGCCGCCCAGCCTCCGCACCGCTTCGTCAGCCCACACACCCTTCGCGATCGCGCCGAAGTCGACGTTTACTCCGGCTGCCAGTCGTGCTCGACCGCGACCCAGCTCGAGCACCTCGAAGAGCGGCCGCACGGGCGACGGCTCCTCCCCGGCGCCCACCCACGCCGCGGGCCACGGCCGCCGGTATCCGACGTCGATGAGCGCCTGCGTCGTAGCGATGTTGACCAGCCCGAGGCTGTCGGCCTCCACGCGCAGGGCGTGGGCGAGCATCTGTGACATCTCGTGCGAGATGGTCACCCATTCGCCGCCGGAAGAGTTCAGAGCGCTCAGCTCGCTGTCTTCGCGGAACCTCGAGAACCGCGCGTCGAGCGAGCGCAGCCACTCCTCGATCCGCTCGTACTCCGCCGCTCCCGCACCCATCGCGGCGTACTCGACGTCCGTGTTGAACACGCGGACCCGATGCACCTCGAGCGTGGAAGCGATCATGTCATCGGCTCCTACGCACGCGGGTTGAAGGGATCCTTGATTCCCTGCCCCGCATCGATCCAGATGCTCTTCTCCTCGGAGAACTCCCGCATCGCGTCGATGCCGTTCTCACGACCAAGACCGCTCTGCTTGTAACCTCCGAACGGCGTCGCATAGGACGTCTTGCGGTAGTTGTTGACCCACACGGTGCCAGCCCTGAGCAGACCCGCCACGCGGTGCGCGCGGGGGACGGAGCCCGTCCAGACACCGGCAGCGAGGCCGAACTCCGTGTCGTTGGCAATGCGGACGGCCTCTTCTTCATCGTCGAAGCGGATGATCGCCGCGATCGGGCCGAAGACCTCCTCGCGCGCGATGCGCATGTCGTTGGTGACATCGGCGAAGACCGTCGGCCGGACGAAGAGCCCCTCCTTGAGTCCCGGAACCTCCGCGACGACCCCTCCGGAGACCAGCCGCGCTCCTTCTCCGGTCGCGATCCCGATGTACTCGAGGACCTTGTCGTACTGCGCGCGGCTCGCGACGGCGCCCATCTGACTCTCGTCCTCACGCGGGTCGCCGACCACGATCGCGTCAGCGCGCCGCGCAATCCGCTCCACGACCTCATCGTAGACAGTACTCTGGACGAGGATGCGCGAGCCCGCCATGCAGGTCTGCCCGCTCGCACCGAAGATGCCCGCGACGGCCCCCGTGACGGCGGCCTCGATGTCGGCGTCGTCGAAGATGATGTTGGGCGACTTGCCGCCGAGCTCGAGCGACACCCGGGCGAGGCGGGACGCCGCGCTGGCGGCGATGGCCTTCCCCGTCGGCGTCGATCCCGTGAACGCGACCTTGTCGACCTCGGGGTGCTCGACGAGAGCGCGGCCCGCTGCGCCTTGCCCTGTCACGACGTTGAAGACGCCGTCGGGGAAACCGACTTCGGACGCGATCTGCGCCAGGCGCACGGTCGAAAGCGGAGTGACCTCCGACGGCTTCGCGACGACGGTGTTGCCGGCGGCGAGAGCCGGTCCGAGCTTCCACACGAGCAGCAGAAGGGGGGAGTTCCACGGCGTCACGGCGCCGACGACTCCGATCGGTTCGCGCACCGTGTAGTTGACCATGCCGCGCAGGTGAGTCGCATTCGTCGCGCCGAGGGGGAGCTGCGCCAGGCCGGCATAGTAGTTGAAGTACTCGCGCATGAGCTTGGTCTGCCCGAACATCTCGCGCATGAGCTTGCCGTTCTCCCGCACCTGCAGGTCGGACAGCTCCTCGGCGTTGTCGGCGATGGCGCTTCCGAAGTCGATCAGCAGCTGGGCGCGATCGGCGGGGCGCAACATGCTCCACTCTTCCGATTCGAAAGCGCGCCGCGCACTCCTGACCGCGAGATCGACCTCTGCGGCTGTCGCATCGAGCGCGCGATTCCACACGCGTCCGGTCGCAGGGTCGCGCACGTCGAAGTACTGTGCGCCGTCGGGGCGCACGAGTCGCCCATCGACGTAGATGCCGTCCAGTGCGGTGGTCTCGGCTGTCGAGCGGTCGTCCCGGGTGATCGTCTGCCTCATTGCATCCTCAAGTCTGCTGATCTTGGCCGCGGATACGGTCGGATGCAAGACTAACCTATTGCCCTACAATTCGTCAATCGACCTCATTGGGGAAACTGGTGGTACATTTCAGCGTGTGAGCGACTCTTCCGTGCTGTACCCCGTGCGCCGTGTCGCCTCGCCCGTCCGAGAGCAGACGGCCGAGGCAATCCGGATCCAGATCATGTCCGGCGGGTTGCGTGAGGGACAACGGCTGGTCGAACGCGAACTGTGCGAGCAGCTCGACGTCTCCCGCAACACCCTCCGGGAGGCGTACCGTCAGCTCGAGGCGGAGGGCTTCATCGACATCCGCCCTCACAAGGGCCCCACTGTCGCCCGCATCACCCCGAGCGACGCGACGTCGCTGTACGAGATGCGCGAGGCACTCGAGGGAATGGCCATCAAGGTCTTCACCCTGCGTGCGAGCGACGCCGATCTCGCCGAGCTGGTCGAGTCCTTCGAACAGCTGCGCACAGCCCACACGCAGTCCGACACGAATGCCGTCCTGCAGAGCAAAGAGGCCTTCTACGACGTGCTGTATCGCGGCGCGGCGAACAAGGTTCTCGAAAGCCACGCCCGGGTGCTGCGCGGACGCCTCGCCCAGCTGCGCGTACGGTCGCTGTCACGGGGATCGCGTCGCGAACAGATGCTCCTGGAGATCGACGCGGTGCTCGAGCACATCAAGAAGCGCGACGCCGAAAGAGCCCAGAGTGCATGGTGCGAGCACATTCGCTTGGCTGCTCGCGCCGCAGAGGAATCGCTCGCGGCGGCAGCATCCGAGGCGGAGGATCGCACCCCGGATCCCGGCGAGGATCACCACCAGCCGACGAACTCGTCCCCCAGCGCCCGGTAACGACGCTCGAACCCCAGCGAGAGCTCGACCATGTGCTCACGCATGCGATCCTCCGCGAGATCGGGGTCGCCCTCCATCACAGCCTCGGCGACCTCACGATGCTCGCGCAGAACGAGCTCCCGGCGCGCCGCCGGTTGCTCGACCGGAACGACACGGCCGGTGTAGACCTCTTTGAGCGACCGACCGAAGAGGTCGAGCACCGCGTTGCCGGAGATTCCGGCAATCACACCGTGGAACCGCTGCGTCGCCTCGAGATAACCGTGATCGTCCTCAGGATAGTCCTCCAGCGTCGCCGCGAGTGCGCGCAGGCCATCGGCATCGCGCCGTCGCGCTGCGAGCGCAGCCATCATCGGCTCGAGGAGCACGCGGGCTTCGAGCACCTCCCAGAACCGGGTCTGGCGCATCTGGAGGAACCAGGTGAGGGATCGCGCGAATGTCACAGGATCCACTTCTCCCACCTGCGGGCCGCCGTTGCGACCAGGCTTGAGCACCACGAGCCCGTGCGTCTCGAGGATCCGCAGCGCCTCGCGGACCGTCGCACGCGACACGCCGAAGTGATCGGCCATCTCCGCCTCAGGCGCGAGGGGTTCACCGGGAAGCCTGCCCCGTGCGACGATCTCGTCGACAACAGATCGGGCGACCGTCTCGGCGAGCTTCACGACACGGGGACGGCTCGGCGACGAACCGGTGAGTGCGCGTGACACGTGCGTCCTCCTCCCGGCCGCGAGCGGCGCGTCGTCAGTTCCCGGCGGGTTGACTGTATCGGATTGTGGAGCCGCCATCGATGACGACATGCTCCCCTGTGATGTGACGGCTGAGGTCGGAGGCGAGGAACACGACGAGGTTCGCGACATCCACCGGCTCGGCGAGTCTCCCGATCGGGATCTCGCGTCGGTAAAGTTCGCCCAGCTCCCCTTCCGCCAGATGCAGGCGTCTCGGCGTCCGGGTCGATCCAGGACGCACCGAGTTGACGCGCACGCCGTGCGGGGCGGCCTCTATCGCCAGCGACCTCACCAGCGAGTCGAGCCCCGCCTTGGCCACTCCGTACGGGATGCGCAGAGGCGAGGACTGCTGCGCGTTGATCGACGAGATCACGACGACGCTGCCCGAACCGCGTTCCATCATTGCGGGCAGGAAGGCCTGTGCGACGAGGAACTGCTGGCGCAGGTTGAGGCCGATGATCTCGTCCCACAGCTCGACATCGGTCTCGCCTACGCCGCGGGCGGGGCCGCCGATCCCGACGACGTTGACGAGCACGTCCGGGAGCCCGAAGGAGCCGACGACCGCCGCCATGAGCTCCTGCACGCCCGCCGCATCGCGCACATCGCACTCGAAGCCGGCATGCCCCTCCCCGTCGAGCGCCGCGACGGCGTCGTCGGCACGACCGGGGTCGATGTCGACGACGCCGATGCGCGCACCGAGCGCTGCGAAGGTGCGCGCCGTCTCGAGTCCGATGCCGGGCCCGGAGCCGATCACGAGCACGCGGCGGCCGGCCAGACCGGGAGCGAACGCCTGAGGGGTCGTCATCCGTCGGAGTCCAGGATCCCCGCCTTGGCGAAGTTGGTCAACTCGATCTCTTCTATCACGATCGTGACGCTCGCCGGCGTGCATCCGAACGAAGAGACGACGGCGTCCGTCACGGAACGCGCGAGGTCCGCCTTCTGCTCATGGGTGCGTCCTGCCTTTGCCTGGACGATGATGCGAGGCATGGGTGATTCCTTTCTTCGGATACCGCTTCGTCGCGCCTCGGACTGAGGGCACGTATGTCAGGAGACGGCGCTGGCCAGGACGGGTGCGATCGGCGCCGTGTCGTTGGCGATCCGCCATGACGTGTCGTCGTCGCCCCAGTTCACTCCGAGGTGCTGCACACGCGGCATGACCTCGCGCGCGAAGAGCATGATCGAGTCCCGCACCTCGTTGCTCGTCATCTCCCCCGCCTGGTTCATGAGGACGATGTTGCCCACCCCCGTCTTGGCGTAGAGTCTCTCGATCTGCGCCACGACCTGGTCCGGTGTGCCGACCAGGGCGATGCCCGCCTCGATGAGCTCCTCGAACGACTTGCGACGCACTGCGCCCATGGTGCCCCGCATCGCTGCCACCGCATCCGATGCGGACGAGTATCCGGGAGGGATCGCCGCACCCAGCCGCATGCGACCGGCCCGTAGATAGAACATGAGCTTCTCGCCGATCTCACGCGCCTTCTCCTCGGTCTCCGCGACGTGGCAGAGCGCGAGATAAGCGAACTTGTCGGGTCCGGGCTCGCCGAGCCCGGCGTCCGCAGCCGTGCGTCGATAGAGCCGGAATGTGTTGGCGGCATCGTCGTAGGCGCCCAGCAGGTTGCAGAGCGTGTGCTCCTGCTCCGCCGTCCATCTCACGAGCCGCTCAGCGGTACCGCTCACCCACACCGGGGGAACCGGTTGCTGGAACGGACGCGGCCAGATGCTCACGTATCGGTAGTGGTAGAACTCGCCCTCCCACGAGAAGATGTCGCGCTGGCGCCACGCCTCCTGGATGAGGTCGTGGGCCTCGAAGAACATGTCGAGGTTGCGCGCCGGGTTCGCGTTGGACGGATAGGTCTCGCCCTGGACCCCGCGGACGAAGCCGCAGTTGACTCGGCCTCCGCTGATGTTGTCGAGGAAAGCCATCTCCTCCGCGATGCGCACGGGACTCGGGTGGTGGGGCACGGGCGTGCCGAGCACGAGCACACGACCGTTGCGCGTGCGCTGGATGACGGTTGCAGCGCTCAGCGACGCCGATACGTGCAGAGTCGCGGCGGACTGGTGGTGCTCGTTGACCATGACGTTGAACCCCAACTCGTCGGCGAGCTCGTACTCGTCGAAGTAGCGCTGGTAGAGATCGTGCGCCTTGAGCGGGTCGAAGTACTTGTTGGGCATGAAGTACTTCAGGCCGCCGTGCTGTTCCTCGACCTCCGGCGGAACGTACGGGTAGGGCATCTCTGTGAAGTGGAAGAACTGCATGTCGTCATCCCTTGAGTTGTGCGTGGAAGGAGCGGACAGCCGCGGCGAAGGCATCGGGCTGTTCGAGGTACGGGTAGTGGCCTGCGTCGGGGATTTCGACGTACGTCGCCCGCGGAAGGCGTTCGGCGAGTTCGCGGCTGTGCCCCTCGGCGACCATGCGGTCGTGGGATCCGGCGATCACGAGGGTCGGAACATCGATCACGTCGAGCCAGCGTCCGAGCTGCGGGCTATGGAGGAAGGGCTTCCAGATGTAGCGCGTCAGCGTCGCGCGCTCGGCGAAAGCGGTCTCGTGCTCGGCATCGTCCGGGGTCGGCGGATAACCGGGCATGCGCAGGCCGTGAGCACGCGACGGGTCGGCCCATCCGAGCTCGAGCTGCTCATCGGCGTCGAGCAGCACGATGTCAGCGAACTCGCGCTCCATGGGGCCGCGCAGCTTCACGCCGTACGGCCCGACCAGGACGAGGCTCTCGAGGCGCTCGGGGCACAGGAGCGCCAGTTCCAGGGCCACCCAGCCTCCGAAACCCGCCCCACCGACGCGGACGGCCTCGCCGCGAGGGATTTCCCTGCGCACATGCAGCGCGAGGTCGGCGGCGGTGTCCCACCTCTCCCACGCTCGATCGAGGTCGTCGAAGTGGCCCTCCATACCGGGGTAGCCGGGAACGGTGATCTCGTGCGTCTGCGCGAGCGGTCCCAGCATGTCGGCGTCCCGGATCACGACATCGGCATCGTGCAGGAACAGAAAAGGCGTCTTCGCTTCGACCATGCCATCACATCCTCTTAATACTGTATTGATTAGGGTAGTTATCTTACGCGGCCCGCGCAAGTACCCGGTGGTTCGACAGAGTCGATGCTCCGGCGAGCGCTCCTCGCGGTCGCGATGGCCAAAGCCCGCGCACGGACCGCCGCGCTCCGGCGCTGCACGCCTGCGCTCAATGACCAGGCAGCCCCGGCTCTAGACTGGAGGGCATGTCCAAGGTCCTCCAGTCCCTCCCCGTCGGCGAGAAGGTCGGCATCGCGTTCTCCGGGGGCCTCGACACCTCCGTGGCCGTCGCGTGGATGCGCGACAAGGGCGCCGTGCCGTACACCTACACGGGCGATCTCGGCCAGTACGACGAGGACGACATCGACTCGATCCCCGGTCGTGCGCTGGAGTACGGCGCCGAGGCCTCACGGCTGATCGACTGCAAGACGGCGCTCGTCGAAGAGGGCTTCGTCGCCCTCTCCTGCGGCGCGTTCCACATCCGCTCCGGCGGCAAGACGTACTTCAACACCACGCCCATCGGCCGCGCCGTGACCGGCACGCTGCTCGTACGCGCCATGCGCGAGGACGGCGTGGACATCTGGGGCGACGGCTCCACCTACAAGGGCAACGACATCGAGCGGTTCTACCGCTACGGCCTGCTCGCCAACCCGCGCCTGCGTATCTACAAGCCCTGGCTCGACGCCGACTTCGTCACCGAGCTGGGCGGGCGTCAGGAGATGAGCGAGTGGCTCGTCGCGCACGGGTTTCCGTACCGCGACTCGGCCGAGAAGGCGTACTCGACGGATGCGAACATCTGGGGCGCCACGCACGAGGCGAAGACCCTGGAGCACCTCGACGTGTCGCTGGAGACCGTCGACCCGATCATGGGCGTGAAGTACTGGGACGACACGGTCGCCATCGCGACCGAGGACGTCACCGTCACGTTCGAGGGCGGGCGCCCCGTCGCCCTCAACGGCACGGAGTACGCCGACCCGGTGGCGCTCGTCGACGAGGCCAACGCGATCGGCGGGCGTCACGGCCTGGGCATGAGCGACCAGATCGAGAACCGCATCATCGAGGCGAAGTCGCGCGGCATCTACGAGGCCCCCGGCATGGCACTGCTGTTCATCGCATATGAGCGCCTCGTCAACGGCATCCTCAACGAAGACACCCTCGCCACCTACCACGAGCAGGGACGGCGCCTGGGCCGCCTCATGTACGAGGGCCGCTGGCTGGAGCCGCAGTCGCTCATGCTGCGCGAGTCGATCCAGCGCTGGGTCGGATCCACGATCTCGGGCACGGTCACGCTGCGTCTGCGCCGCGGCGACGACTGGACGATCCTCGACACGACCAGCCCGAACCTCTCCTACGGCCCCGAGAAGCTGTCGATGGAGCGCGTCGGCGATGCGGCCTTCGGCCCGGTCGACCGCATTGGTCAGCTCACGATGCGCAACCTCGACATCGCAGACTCGCGGGCCCGCCTGGAGCAGTACGCCGGCCTCGGCCTGGTCGGCGGCGCCACGGGCGAGCTCGTGGGCCGCGTGACCGCGGGCGAGGCCGGCGAGATCACCGGTGCCGTGGAGGGCTCGCTCGCCGAGACGGATGAGGCGTTCGCCGACGCGGTCGACTCGGCATCCGAGGGCGCCGCCTTCGACTCCGGCACCGACTGATCGCCTGACCGGGGTCTCGCAGAATACAACTTGCACAGGCGTGTGTAAGTTAAATACACTCTCTGGGTGACCACGACAGCCGAACCCCGCCGGCAGCGCCGAGACGCGGCCGAGAACCGCGCCGGCATCCTCGCCGCCGCTCGCCGCGCCCTCGCCGCCGACCCGCACGCCTCGATCGACGAGATCGCACGCGCGGCGGGCCTCAGCCGCCGCGCGCTGTACGGGCACTTCGACGATCGCGGCGCGCTCGTGCGCGAGCTGGTGCGCTCGGGCGCGCAACGGTTCAACGCCGTCGCCGCGCGGATCGACGAGACCGATGCCCGACTCGCCCTCGCCCGCCTGGCCGCCGAGCTGTGGCGCGAAGCCGCGCACGTGCGCCTCGCCGCCGCTCTCGCGCTCGACGAGGCGCACCTCGAAGAGACCGCCGCCGCTCTCGCCCCGCTGCGCCGCACCGTCGCCGCGATCGTGCGGTCGGGGCAGGAGGCCGAGACCCTGCGTGCCGACATCACCGCGCCCGCGCTCGCCCGTCTCATCGAAGAGACCGCCCGGATGGTCGTGACGCGCGCAGACCCGTCGTCGGCCGTGGGCGGCATCGCGGTGCGCGCCGTGCTGAGCATGGCCGGGTTGTCTTGGCAGGATGTGGATGCGCTGATGCGCGCGCATCCGGCTCTGCTGTCCACGAGCGCGTCGGAGCGCGAGGAGCCTCGGTCATGAGAGTCGTCGTCGATGCCGTCTCGAAGGGCCGCCGCGGTGAGGCGCTCGGCCAGACCAGCCTGACCTTCGAATCGGGCCACGCCCGCTTCGTGCGCACCGAGACCGAGCAGCGCCCCGCCGTGC is part of the Microbacterium pseudoresistens genome and harbors:
- a CDS encoding tautomerase family protein, which translates into the protein MPRIIVQAKAGRTHEQKADLARSVTDAVVSSFGCTPASVTIVIEEIELTNFAKAGILDSDG
- a CDS encoding LLM class flavin-dependent oxidoreductase, producing MQFFHFTEMPYPYVPPEVEEQHGGLKYFMPNKYFDPLKAHDLYQRYFDEYELADELGFNVMVNEHHQSAATLHVSASLSAATVIQRTRNGRVLVLGTPVPHHPSPVRIAEEMAFLDNISGGRVNCGFVRGVQGETYPSNANPARNLDMFFEAHDLIQEAWRQRDIFSWEGEFYHYRYVSIWPRPFQQPVPPVWVSGTAERLVRWTAEQEHTLCNLLGAYDDAANTFRLYRRTAADAGLGEPGPDKFAYLALCHVAETEEKAREIGEKLMFYLRAGRMRLGAAIPPGYSSASDAVAAMRGTMGAVRRKSFEELIEAGIALVGTPDQVVAQIERLYAKTGVGNIVLMNQAGEMTSNEVRDSIMLFAREVMPRVQHLGVNWGDDDTSWRIANDTAPIAPVLASAVS
- a CDS encoding alpha/beta fold hydrolase, which codes for MVEAKTPFLFLHDADVVIRDADMLGPLAQTHEITVPGYPGMEGHFDDLDRAWERWDTAADLALHVRREIPRGEAVRVGGAGFGGWVALELALLCPERLESLVLVGPYGVKLRGPMEREFADIVLLDADEQLELGWADPSRAHGLRMPGYPPTPDDAEHETAFAERATLTRYIWKPFLHSPQLGRWLDVIDVPTLVIAGSHDRMVAEGHSRELAERLPRATYVEIPDAGHYPYLEQPDAFAAAVRSFHAQLKG
- the argG gene encoding argininosuccinate synthase, with the translated sequence MSKVLQSLPVGEKVGIAFSGGLDTSVAVAWMRDKGAVPYTYTGDLGQYDEDDIDSIPGRALEYGAEASRLIDCKTALVEEGFVALSCGAFHIRSGGKTYFNTTPIGRAVTGTLLVRAMREDGVDIWGDGSTYKGNDIERFYRYGLLANPRLRIYKPWLDADFVTELGGRQEMSEWLVAHGFPYRDSAEKAYSTDANIWGATHEAKTLEHLDVSLETVDPIMGVKYWDDTVAIATEDVTVTFEGGRPVALNGTEYADPVALVDEANAIGGRHGLGMSDQIENRIIEAKSRGIYEAPGMALLFIAYERLVNGILNEDTLATYHEQGRRLGRLMYEGRWLEPQSLMLRESIQRWVGSTISGTVTLRLRRGDDWTILDTTSPNLSYGPEKLSMERVGDAAFGPVDRIGQLTMRNLDIADSRARLEQYAGLGLVGGATGELVGRVTAGEAGEITGAVEGSLAETDEAFADAVDSASEGAAFDSGTD
- a CDS encoding TetR family transcriptional regulator, which translates into the protein MTTTAEPRRQRRDAAENRAGILAAARRALAADPHASIDEIARAAGLSRRALYGHFDDRGALVRELVRSGAQRFNAVAARIDETDARLALARLAAELWREAAHVRLAAALALDEAHLEETAAALAPLRRTVAAIVRSGQEAETLRADITAPALARLIEETARMVVTRADPSSAVGGIAVRAVLSMAGLSWQDVDALMRAHPALLSTSASEREEPRS